The region CCTGGAGAAGGTCGGCGCCGGGAGGGCTGACCGGGAGAGGGACGTCGCGGGCGTAGAGCTGGGCCACGGGAATCATGGGAATCGGGCCGTCGAACCACGGGTGGCCCTCGCGGAGCCGCTGCTCGATCTCCCGATCCTCGGGCGTGATCGCGGGCGCCTGGGGGTCGCGGAGCCGGCGCTCGGCCGCTGCTGCATGGATGCGACGCAGGATCCGGATCTCGTCCGGAGAGTGCATCTCGTCTGCCGCTTCACTGTCGTGCGGCTCTACGCAGTGGGGCCACGGCTCGTCGGCGGGCCACAGAAGCGGCCCGCCGACCGAGCTGTCGTACACGGACGGAGACCCTGGCCGGGGATGCAACCGGGTCGCTGTCCTTGCCAGCGGGGCCAGTTGAGGGAAGAGCGCGGTCGCGTCGAGCGGCCGCGGCGGGGTGGTGAAACTCATACTGGCTCCCGATGGCACAAACTGATGGGTAATCAGTTACCGAGGTTGTACAACCCGGTGTTCTTCGGGGTGTTGGGGACATAGACGTTGGGGAACAGCTCCTCGGTCGTCCCATCCGCCCGTTCGATATTAGCGTTCATCGTGACACCTACCGGGATCGTGCTGGTCTCGTCGTTGTAGACGGGCGTCACCTGGTAGAAGACCGCGTCGTCCGTTCCGAGACTGGAGGAGGAGTCCCTGATCATTTTCTGCGCCATGGTCTCGCAGGTTCACATGCTGGGCGTGCCGGTATTCATCCCTGAATGCCAGCATGGGACGAGATTGACCTGTATACCCCTTCCGCCGGTGACCTTCGGAATCAGGTGACACCGGGCCTGCCCGTTGGTGAGCGAGTTGTCAGCCTTGAACTTCTCCGCGTCCTGCCAGCCCGGGATGTCTCCCTGTGCATCGGTGCCCTCGGGGGCCGTCCTGTCCAGGCATGCCTGTGCCTGCGTCGGCCGCTGCCCGGGCGGGCCGAGCGGGCTGGTCGTCTTGTTGACGTGGGGGACCGGTTCGGTGGTGTTCAGGATCCACCCGTCGCCGTTGGGAAGCGCATTGAGCGGCGTGGTGTCCAGGCAGCGGGCGTGCGGGCCGGTGTCCGGCAGAGTGAACTTCACCTCGAACTGGTCGGCGTCGATCACCCGCTGGTCCGCGAAGCCCTTGGTGAGCTGTGCGTCGGCGAACTGCTTGTCGGCGGCTGTGGCATGGGCACGCACACAGGGCGAGGTCCGGTCCAGCTTCTTGCTGTTGCCCAGTACGTACGTGTCCCACTCGCCGTTGCCGAGGTTGGGGATCACCTCGACGCACTGGGCGCCGTCGGTTCCCCCTTCCTTCGTCTCGGCGAAGGGGAACTCGCTGCAGGTGTCGGTGCTGACAAGATCCGTCTGCGCCGTGAAGCTGCCGCAGGTACGGGCCGTGCGGTCGGCCACGCCGCTCGTCGACCGGGTCAGCGGCTTGCTCTTGCCCCAGCCGTCGTCGAGGTTGTTCTGCGCCCACGCATAGGCGGCCACGGCGCCGCCGGCGTCGGAGGCCTTAGCGCTCATAGGCACGACGGGCATGATCGAAGGGATGACACAGCCCGCCGTCGAGGTGCCCCCGACCGCGTTGTCGCAGCGGATCTTGCGCGGGTTGTCCCACGAGGCGTTCGGGTCGATGGCCGTGGCGCCCGGGGAGGTCACATACAGCTTGTACGACGTGAGGAACTCTGCGACGGCGCCCGCCGCGGGGGCCGAGGAGTACGTGACGGTGCCGTTGAGGGACTGCCCCAGGACCAGGTCGCTGTTGTACCAGGGCGCGGTCTTCGTCGCCGTGCAGCCGGTTCCGCAGGCGGCGCGGAACTTGGCGTTGAGGGCGGTGACCTCGCCGGATGCAGCGGTCATCGTCACGGTCACCTGCTCGCTCCACGTCGTGCCGCTCGCGGGCAGTGACGCACTGGTGGAGATCGTCAGGGTGCCGCGTCCGAGCTCCGCGCCGTTGCTGTCGCGCAGGAGGTAGAGGACGTTCACCCCGGTCACGCAGTAACTGAAGCGCTCGTAGGAGTAGTTGCCGGGGGTGGTGATGGAGCAGCTGGCGGCGGCCGCGGCAGCAGCAGTGGGGGCAGCGGCAGTGGCGGCAAGGCTCTTCGGCTGTGCCGTGGTACGCGCGGCCAGGATGGGGCTGGTGCTCACACACGCCTCGACGGCGCCTGCCCGGCGCTCCTTCGAACCCGCCTTCGTAGCCTCACAGCGTTCCCCGGACTGCTTGGGGAAGGCGCTGGTCGCGGTGGCGGGGACCGGAGCGGCGGCCCGGTTCGTGCTCCCCGCCTTGTGGGGGGATGCCTTCGGTGCCTGGTGCGCGGCCTGCTGTGCCGTGGCCGTGCCCGCCGTGGTGAGTCCCAGCGTCACCGCGGTCAGTACGGCCAGTACGGTCGACCGGGCCCGTATTCGGGCCGCGCCTCTGGGGCGTATCTCGTGCATGTACGTCAGATCTCTCTTCCTTGATTCCTTGTCCTGCTGGCAGGGGGAATGGGGGGCACCGGACATGCAGTGCCCCCCTGAATGGCAGCGGTGGGCGGCCTGCGCTCTACCGCGTCAGGGCCGGACGAAAGGGACGAACTCGTCAGCTGATCAGTCTGTAGAGATCCCTGGTGATGCTGGAGGCCCCGTCCTCGACAACGCCTGCGATCTTGCCCACGACGGGCTTGACGAGAGTGCTGGCGGGCTTTGCGGCCGCGCCCAGTGCCTTGCTCACGCCGAAGGTGACCAGGCTCAGGCCGGTACTTGCGGCGGACCACCCGAACTCGCTGCTGGTGAAGCCGTGTTCGATGCCGGTGAAGACAGTGCTGATGGCGCTTGCACCCACGGAGACCTCGGCGAAGAAGCCGGCCGCGACGAAGGCCGGCGGGAAGACGAAGCCTGCGAGAGTGCAGCCGGCGGCGAGGAAGCCGGCACCGATGCTGACCGCGTTGGCCGCGTCGGCGTACCACTGGGCGTCGTTCCACCACTCGTCGGAGTCGGCGGGGTCCTTGGTGCCGTTGGGGTTGACCTGGTTGTTCCGGTCGTGGGCGGCGGGGTCATCCTTGGCCAGGCGGGCCTCCTTGGCCTTCTCGGCGGCGGCCTTGGCGGCGGCGGCCACTTCGGCCCGGTGCTTGTCGGCGACGATCCGCTTGGCGTCGGAGTACGCGGCGGCGGCCTCCTTCGCGTCCGCCTGCGCGGCGAGCTTGGCGGCACGGGCGGCGTTGGCCGAAGCCTGCGCGTCGGCGGAGGACTTGAGGGCGGCACGCGCCGAGTCGATCGCCTTGTTGGCCGCGTAGTTGGCTGTACGTGCCGCGCCACGGGCGGTCGCGGCAGCCGCCTTCGCCTTGTCGGCGGAAGCCTGGGCGTCAGCGGCCGACTTGTCGGCGGCGTCCGCGTTCGCTCGCGCCTCGTCCGCGTAACTGTCGGCCTTCTTGGACGAGTCGAGCGCCTTGTCCGCCCATTCCTGGGCCTTTTGGGCGTCGTTACGGGCCTCAGCGGCGGCCTTCGACGCGAGCTCCGCGTTCTGCTGCGCCTGGTAGGCGATCTTCGAGGCGGCGGCGATCGCACCGCGGATCGCGGCGACATGGGTGGCGGTGTCGTGGTCGAACTGGGCCGTCTGGAACTGCACCACGGAGATGAAGTTGCGGAGCATCCACGCCGGGCCCTCGAGGGCGACCTCGGCGTAGGCCTTGGTGAAGGCGCCACCGGTGGTGATGAGCTGGCCGGCAAGGACCTTGTCGTCCTCCTCCTGCGCCAGCGGGTAGTCGTGGTCGAAGAAGTAGTTGAGGGATTCGGTGGTGTTCTTGTCGAGTGCCTTGTTGCCGGCCTCGGTGACGGCCTTGCCCGCGCCATCGTTGAGGATCTTGACGATCGCGACGCGCAGCTCCTCGTCGGAGGCCTTCTTCATGCCGATGGTGAGGAAGTCACCGACGGCCGTGGAGCTGGAACTCGCCAGGGCTAGCTGAGCGGCCTCGGCGATCTGCGGCGCGGCGACCGTCGCCACATGGAGGGCGGTCTCGCGGTCGTCCTGGGCTTCGGCGAGGGCCCGGTCGAGGTCGATCCAGGCGAAGATGTCGTCGTCGGAGCCCGCCAGGGCGTGCTGGGCGGCCTGCCGGGTCCAGGCGCCTCGGGCGTCGATCCGGCCGATCGCGGCCTTGCGCCCCAGGGTCCCGGCGAGCGCAAAGTCCCCGGAGTACAGGGCCTGTTCGGCCCTGGTGGTGAGGTCCTTGGTCTCCTGGGCGGTGCGGTCCGCCAGGAGCCGCTTGTCGCGGACGTCGGACAGCTCGGTCACCTCGACGGAGGCGAGCAGCTGTGCCTCCTCGATCGCCTGCTGCTTGTCCTGCTCCAGGGTCTGGGCCTCGGCGGCGCGGGCGTTCTTCTCCACCTCGATGGCGTCGGTGACGGCCTTGGTGGCGACGTTCGCCGCCTTCACGGCCTCACCGGCGTGCGCGGTCGACTTGTTGGCGTAGTCGATGGCCTGGCCCGCGTACTTCACGGCCTCCTCGGCGGCGGTCGCCGCCTTGTCGGCGTGGTCGGCGGCGGAGTTGGCGGCGTCGCGGGCGGTGCGGGCCGCGGCGGCGGCGGTGCCGGCCAGGGCCTGTGCGGCGGAGGCCGCGTTGGTGGCACGGTTGGCGGCAGCGGTGGCGATCGTGGCCTGGCGCTTGGCCTCGTCGGCCTCCGCCTGGGCGACACCGGCGGCGACGGCGGCCTGGGCGGCGGCCGTGGCGGCGGCGGCCGCGTTGCGTGCGGCGGAGGCGGCGGCCCTGCCGGCGGTCGCGGACGCGTCGCCGGCGATGGCGGCCTTGTCGGCGGCCTTGGCGGCGCTGCGGGCCTTGGCCGCCGCGTTCCTGGCGGCGACGGCGGCGTTCTTGGCCACCTCCGTCTTGGTCGCGTCCTTGGAGGCGGCTATCGCGGCCTTGTAGGCAGCGGCCGCGGCGCTGCCCGCCTTCGAGGCGGCCTGAGCGGCGCCGGTGGCCGCCCAGGAGGCGCGGCGGGAGGCGCTCACCGCGGCATTGGAGGCGTTGATGGCGTTGCGTGCGGCGTCCGCCGCGCCCTTCGCCGCGCTCGCCGCCTTGCGGGCCGCCGCCCCCGACTTCTGCACATCGTTCTGGGCGGCGGTCGCCTCGGCAGCGGCCTTCTCGGCGGCTTCCTTGGCCTTCCCGGCGGCGTCTCGGCGCGGGCCGAGGCCTCCACGGCCAGGTTGGTCTCCTGTTCGGCGCGCTTGCCCTCGCGCTCGACGAGGGCCACCAGCTCCTCGATGGTCGCCGACTCCTGGTCACGGGCGCGCGCGATGTGCTGACCGGTCTCGATGAACCACTCCACATCGCTCGCGGCGCCGTCGAGCGCACGGCTCGCGTACTTCCGCACCTCCGGGCCGGCGGTCAGCAGCATGGTGGTGACCTGGACCCGGGTGTCCTCCAGGCGCGAGTCGTACTGGCTGTCGGTGAGGAAGGTGGTGAGAGCCGGTGTGGTGGCGGCGTTGAGGGCGGCGTTGGCGCTGCGCACCACCGCCTTGCCGCCGGTGGACGAGACGGTGGTGGTGGCGACCTGGAGATCTTCGAGGATGGCCGGTCTGAAGCCGTCCTGCAGGAACGCGGCGATCGCGGCGTCGCCGCTCTCGAGGGTGGCGACGGCCTCCCGGCGCAGGCCCTTGCCCGCACGGTCCAGGCTGCGGACGATCGCCACCCAGTTGTCGTCCACGGTCTGCCTCGGCAGCGTCTCGGCGAGGAAGGTCTGGATGGCGGCGTCCGAA is a window of Streptomyces sp. NBC_00271 DNA encoding:
- a CDS encoding ALF repeat-containing protein, with the translated sequence MQTSFWSRRRVLGVLAAATAVAATPSVLIPATAAAAENTAPEPVPLPDTERAKVVRAWLTGGKGVKAAAAVALYGSDAAIQTFLAETLPRQTVDDNWVAIVRSLDRAGKGLRREAVATLESGDAAIAAFLQDGFRPAILEDLQVATTTVSSTGGKAVVRSANAALNAATTPALTTFLTDSQYDSRLEDTRVQVTTMLLTAGPEVRKYASRALDGAASDVEWFIETGQHIARARDQESATIEELVALVEREGKRAEQETNLAVEASARAETPPGRPRKPPRRPLPRRPPPRTMCRSRGRRPARRRARRRARRTPHATPSTPPMPR